Proteins from a genomic interval of Syngnathus acus chromosome 4, fSynAcu1.2, whole genome shotgun sequence:
- the LOC119121697 gene encoding regulator of G-protein signaling 8-like isoform X2, which translates to MVNSKTWISTMKTRLGCLSHKSDSYSDLSEFLPPAHETTARLSTDEVVGWSESFDHVLSHKYGLAAFRTFLKSEFSDENIEFWMACEDYKKIKSSTKLLSKANKIFKEFIDVEAPREVNMDHQTREKTRQSLEEPYPGSLNEAQALIYSLMEKDSYPRFLKSKLYQDIVKRTHDRGQRRSL; encoded by the exons ATGGTAAATTCAAAAACATG GATTAGCACCATGAAGACCAGATTAGGATGTTTATCTCACAAATCTGACTCCTACAGTGACTTGTCAGAGTTTCTGCCTCCAGCCCATGAAACGACTGCCAG ATTGTCAACAGACGAGGTTGTTGGATGGTCTGAATCATTTGATCACGTTCTGTCCCACAAAT ATGGCCTGGCCGCCTTCCGAACGTTTCTCAAAAGTGAGTTTAGCGACGAAAACATCGAGTTTTGGATGGCCTGCGAGgactacaaaaaaatcaagagcTCAACCAAACTTTTGTCCAAAGCAAATAAGATCTTCAAGGAATTCATTGATGTTGAGGCACCGAGAGAG GTCAACATGGACCACCAGACCAGGGAGAAGACCAGACAGAGCCTGGAGGAGCCCTACCCTGGCAGCCTGAATGAAGCTCAAGCTCTCATCTACAGTCTGATGGAGAAGGATTCGTACCCGCGATTCCTCAAAAGCAAGCTGTACCAGGACATTGTCAAAAGGACTCACGACCGCGGCCAACGTCGATCGCTCTGA
- the LOC119121695 gene encoding regulator of G-protein signaling 5-like, producing the protein MCKALASMPICCLERAKELKARLGSLLHKSERSLFSCKMGKNKPTLEECMRWKGSFEQLLSSKYGLCAFTAFLLSEFSEENIAFYFACEDYRSTKCLDELPAKAHKIYNEFIGSEAPREINIDHETRDITRANMSSPSPHCFDQAQHKVYMLMAKDCYPRFLRSPAFGDLLGQAKQGAKPSKLSLLGRKP; encoded by the exons ATGTGTAAAGCACTCGCATCCATGCCCATCTGCTGCTTGGAAAG GGCCAAAGAGCTGAAAGCCAGGCTGGGAAGCCTTTTGCACAAATCCGAGAGGAGTCTGTTCAGCTGTAAAATGGGAAAGAACAA GCCAACCCTGGAGGAGTGCATGAGGTGGAAAGGATCATTTGAACAACTCCTGTCGAGCAAAT ATGGACTGTGCGCTTTCACTGCCTTCTTACTATCCGAATTCAGCGAAGAGAACATTGCGTTCTACTTTGCATGTGAAGATTACAGAAGTACCAAATGTCTCGACGAATTGCCTGCGAAAGCCCACAAAATCTACAACGAATTCATCGGCAGCGAGGCTCCCCGGGAG ATTAACATTGACCACGAAACCCGTGACATCACCAGAGCCAACATGAGCTCGCCGTCGCCGCACTGCTTCGACCAGGCGCAGCACAAGGTCTACATGCTCATGGCAAAAGACTGCTACCCACGTTTCCTGCGCTCGCCGGCTTTCGGGGATCTGCTGGGTCAAGCCAAGCAAGGCGCCAAGCCCAGCAAACTGTCCCTGCTGGGGAGGAAGCCCTGA
- the LOC119121697 gene encoding regulator of G-protein signaling 8-like isoform X3: MKTRLGCLSHKSDSYSDLSEFLPPAHETTARCLKLSTDEVVGWSESFDHVLSHKYGLAAFRTFLKSEFSDENIEFWMACEDYKKIKSSTKLLSKANKIFKEFIDVEAPREVNMDHQTREKTRQSLEEPYPGSLNEAQALIYSLMEKDSYPRFLKSKLYQDIVKRTHDRGQRRSL, translated from the exons ATGAAGACCAGATTAGGATGTTTATCTCACAAATCTGACTCCTACAGTGACTTGTCAGAGTTTCTGCCTCCAGCCCATGAAACGACTGCCAGGTGTTTGAA ATTGTCAACAGACGAGGTTGTTGGATGGTCTGAATCATTTGATCACGTTCTGTCCCACAAAT ATGGCCTGGCCGCCTTCCGAACGTTTCTCAAAAGTGAGTTTAGCGACGAAAACATCGAGTTTTGGATGGCCTGCGAGgactacaaaaaaatcaagagcTCAACCAAACTTTTGTCCAAAGCAAATAAGATCTTCAAGGAATTCATTGATGTTGAGGCACCGAGAGAG GTCAACATGGACCACCAGACCAGGGAGAAGACCAGACAGAGCCTGGAGGAGCCCTACCCTGGCAGCCTGAATGAAGCTCAAGCTCTCATCTACAGTCTGATGGAGAAGGATTCGTACCCGCGATTCCTCAAAAGCAAGCTGTACCAGGACATTGTCAAAAGGACTCACGACCGCGGCCAACGTCGATCGCTCTGA
- the LOC119121698 gene encoding regulator of G-protein signaling 5-like encodes MCKGLAALPQTCLERAKEIKSKLGVLLQKPENAIDLIVPYPEKSEKKPEKLHKPSCEEASQWRESLERVLNNNYGLATFRAFLQSEFSDENIEFWMACKDFKKTKNPEKMAAKAKMIYEDYIQSEGPKEVNIDHFTKDVTLRNLVNLSPETFDLAQKRIYALMEKDSFGRFLRSEQYQELLVN; translated from the exons ATGTGTAAAGGATTAGCTGCCCTGCCCCAAACTTGCCTTGAAAG GGCCAAGGAGATCAAGTCCAAATTGGGAGTTTTGCTTCAAAAGCCGGAAAATGCAATCGACCTCATCGTTCCCTACCCGGAGAAAAGCGAGAAGAAGCCGGAGAAGCTTCACAA ACCTTCGTGCGAGGAGGCCTCCCAGTGGCGTGAGAGTCTGGAGCGAGTCCTGAACAACAACT ATGGTCTGGCTACTTTCCGTGCCTTCCTGCAGTCTGAGTTCAGTGATGAGAATATCGAGTTCTGGATGGCCTGCAAGGATTTCAAGAAGACCAAGAATCCGGAGAAGATGGCTGCCAAGGCAAAAATGATCTACGAAGACTACATTCAGTCGGAGGGCCCCAAAGAG GTCAACATTGACCATTTCACCAAGGATGTGACTCTGAGGAACTTGGTGAATCTTTCTCCCGAAACCTTTGACCTGGCCCAAAAGAGAATCTACGCCTTGATGGAGAAAGACTCCTTCGGTCGTTTCCTGAGGTCTGAGCAGTACCAGGAGCTCTTGGTCAACTAA
- the LOC119121689 gene encoding regulator of G-protein signaling 4-like, with translation MCKGLATLPATCLKSAKDIKHKISFLLHKQESQEVDQKQTKEKNEEAAERVPTAAEVEKWKESFSNVMKSELGRAVFMSFLRSEFSQENMQFWLACEDFKNTPACQLEKKAKSIYGQYVAQDAPNEVNLEGVTREETRQNVMSASPRCFDEAQRRIYLLMEKDSYRRFLHSKWILDLSQANASVVRKKPKSDCAAVATGQELAGGA, from the exons ATGTGTAAAGGACTTGCAACACTTCCTGCAACATGCCTGAAAAG TGCCAAAGacatcaaacacaaaataagcTTCTTGCTGCACAAGCAAGAGTCTCAAGAAGTGGAccaaaagcagacaaaagaaaagaatgaagAAGCTGCAGAAAG ggTGCCAACTGCTGCCGAGGTGGAGAAATGGAAGGAATCGTTCAGCAATGTAATGAAGTCTGAAT TGGGTCGTGCAGTCTTTATGAGCTTCCTGAGGTCAGAGTTCAGCCAAGAGAACATGCAGTTCTGGCTTGCTTGTGAGGACTTCAAGAACACTCCAGCATGCCAGTTGGAGAAGAAAGCAAAGTCCATCTACGGGCAGTATGTGGCCCAAGACGCTCCAAACGAG GTGAACCTGGAAGGTGTGACCAGAGAGGAAACACGCCAGAACGTCATGAGCGCCTCTCCCCGATGTTTTGATGAGGCTCAGAGGAGGATCTACCTCTTGATGGAGAAAGACTCCTACAGACGTTTCCTGCACTCCAAATGGATCCTCGATTTGAGTCAGGCCAACGCTTCTGTTGTGCGGAAGAAACCAAAAAGTGACTGCGCCGCGGTGGCGACCGGGCAGGAACTGGCGGGCGGTGCCTAG
- the LOC119121697 gene encoding regulator of G-protein signaling 8-like isoform X1, producing MVNSKTWISTMKTRLGCLSHKSDSYSDLSEFLPPAHETTARCLKLSTDEVVGWSESFDHVLSHKYGLAAFRTFLKSEFSDENIEFWMACEDYKKIKSSTKLLSKANKIFKEFIDVEAPREVNMDHQTREKTRQSLEEPYPGSLNEAQALIYSLMEKDSYPRFLKSKLYQDIVKRTHDRGQRRSL from the exons ATGGTAAATTCAAAAACATG GATTAGCACCATGAAGACCAGATTAGGATGTTTATCTCACAAATCTGACTCCTACAGTGACTTGTCAGAGTTTCTGCCTCCAGCCCATGAAACGACTGCCAGGTGTTTGAA ATTGTCAACAGACGAGGTTGTTGGATGGTCTGAATCATTTGATCACGTTCTGTCCCACAAAT ATGGCCTGGCCGCCTTCCGAACGTTTCTCAAAAGTGAGTTTAGCGACGAAAACATCGAGTTTTGGATGGCCTGCGAGgactacaaaaaaatcaagagcTCAACCAAACTTTTGTCCAAAGCAAATAAGATCTTCAAGGAATTCATTGATGTTGAGGCACCGAGAGAG GTCAACATGGACCACCAGACCAGGGAGAAGACCAGACAGAGCCTGGAGGAGCCCTACCCTGGCAGCCTGAATGAAGCTCAAGCTCTCATCTACAGTCTGATGGAGAAGGATTCGTACCCGCGATTCCTCAAAAGCAAGCTGTACCAGGACATTGTCAAAAGGACTCACGACCGCGGCCAACGTCGATCGCTCTGA
- the fetub gene encoding fetuin B, translated as MMKSCLLSLLLALGCVHIRGAPVDQDAMAMESCEDAVALGAAKEALSKINQERQEGYILSLHRLSNAHSTKHGETGIVFYLTLDVVETNCSVLSRKDWKDCEARPTEQTPVYGQCKAAIYMNRVHRVVRLYKYNCVIRPVPAEKVNRLCPGCSTSVDFDNAEVQKTVSESLEKFNNKSGLGNQFALLNISRATSGMAMGRYYHVEYSIQETTCPNNNETKTDNCPLMQCEFSHKGFCKASHFHSPAGDGEVSVECEIYEHEAAEREKKVHFGTEIDHVHNDTHSDGHDQAHAADSAHTHDHIHDHTKSHAHHNSDHAKDSDHHHTHDHQGGSAHRHAHDHSHDHGHGHDHVHTHHAKAHDHSADSPNQHHNYKHEEGVHTHDHDHEIALDHEHKHAHLHEHEHHHHHHTHEHETTFHDNPEGVVRVLPALSQATSAPSSPDVPAGEEAVVLPLVPDPQIPGEMQPSIRSFPASVSSQCAAPLVRATLVGELFAEDPMFKAAA; from the exons ATGATGAAGTCTTGCCTGTTGTCATTGCTGCTGGCTTTGGGCTGCGTGCACATCCGAGGTGCACCGGTGGACCAGGACGCCATGGCCATGGAGTCTTGTGAAGATGCTGTGGCCCTGGGCGCCGCCAAGGAAGCTCTTAGCAAGATTAACCAAGAGCGGCAGGAGGGCTACATCCTGAGCCTCCATCGCTTATCCAACGCACACTCCACCAAACAC GGAGAGACGGGCATCGTCTTCTATCTGACCTTGGATGTTGTCGAGACCAACTGCAGTGTGCTCAGCAGAAAGGACTGGAAGGACTGCGAGGCTCGCCCCACGGAACAAACACCT GTGTACGGGCAGTGCAAAGCAGCTATCTACATGAACAGGGTGCACAGGGTGGTGCGGCTCTACAAGTACAACTGCGTCATCAGACCAG tgcccgCAGAGAAAGTGAACCGATTATGCCCAGGCTGTTCAACTTCTGTGGATTTCGATAACGCCGAGGTTCAGAAGACCGTCTCGGAATCCCTGGAGAAGTTCAACAACAAGAGTGGATTGGGCAATCAATTTGCTTTGCTGAATATCAGCCGAGCCACATCAGGG ATGGCCATGGGAAGGTATTACCACGTAGAGTACAGCATCCAGGAGACGACCTGCCCCAACAACAATGAAACAAAGACGGACAACTGCCCACTCATGCAGTGCGAGTTTTCT CACAAAGGTTTCTGCAAGGCCTCGCACTTCCACAGTCCTGCTGGTGATGGTGAGGTCAGCGTAGAGTGTGAGATCTATGAGCACGAG GCTGCTGAGCGAGAGAAGAAAGTCCACTTCGGCACAGAGATCGATCACGTTCACAACGACACGCACAGCGACGGCCACGACCAAGCGCACGCCGCAGACTCTGCGCACACGCATGACCACATCCACGACCACACTAAGAGCCACGCTCACCACAATAGCGATCACGCCAAGGACAGCGACCACCACCACACCCATGACCATCAGGGGGGAAGCGCCCACAGGCACGCACACGACCACTCCCACGACCACGGGCATGGGCATGATCACGTGCACACCCACCACGCCAAGGCGCACGATCATAGCGCCGACTCGCCCAACCAACACCATAACTACAAGCATGAAGAAGGTGTGCACACGCACGACCACGACCACGAAATTGCCCTCGACCACGAGCACAAGCACGCTCACTTGCATGAGCAcgagcatcatcatcatcatcacacgCACGAGCACGAGACAACGTTCCACGACAATCCAGAGGGCGTCGTCAGGGTGCTTCCGGCCTTGAGCCAAGCCACGAGCGCGCCTTCCTCGCCCGATGTACCTGCAGGCGAAGAGGCGGTCGTGCTGCCTCTGGTGCCCGATCCGCAGATCCCCGGTGAGATGCAACCGAGCATTCGGTCCTTCCCCGCTTCGGTTTCTTCTCAGTGTGCGGCGCCACTAGTACGAGCAACGCTGGTTGGGGAACTCTTTGCAGAAGACCCCATGTTCAAGGCCGCCGCCTAG
- the LOC119121697 gene encoding regulator of G-protein signaling 8-like isoform X4, with product MKTRLGCLSHKSDSYSDLSEFLPPAHETTARLSTDEVVGWSESFDHVLSHKYGLAAFRTFLKSEFSDENIEFWMACEDYKKIKSSTKLLSKANKIFKEFIDVEAPREVNMDHQTREKTRQSLEEPYPGSLNEAQALIYSLMEKDSYPRFLKSKLYQDIVKRTHDRGQRRSL from the exons ATGAAGACCAGATTAGGATGTTTATCTCACAAATCTGACTCCTACAGTGACTTGTCAGAGTTTCTGCCTCCAGCCCATGAAACGACTGCCAG ATTGTCAACAGACGAGGTTGTTGGATGGTCTGAATCATTTGATCACGTTCTGTCCCACAAAT ATGGCCTGGCCGCCTTCCGAACGTTTCTCAAAAGTGAGTTTAGCGACGAAAACATCGAGTTTTGGATGGCCTGCGAGgactacaaaaaaatcaagagcTCAACCAAACTTTTGTCCAAAGCAAATAAGATCTTCAAGGAATTCATTGATGTTGAGGCACCGAGAGAG GTCAACATGGACCACCAGACCAGGGAGAAGACCAGACAGAGCCTGGAGGAGCCCTACCCTGGCAGCCTGAATGAAGCTCAAGCTCTCATCTACAGTCTGATGGAGAAGGATTCGTACCCGCGATTCCTCAAAAGCAAGCTGTACCAGGACATTGTCAAAAGGACTCACGACCGCGGCCAACGTCGATCGCTCTGA